From Irregularibacter muris, a single genomic window includes:
- a CDS encoding hydratase: protein MIKITRENVLIRNGREIVPQDADYSTWVKNNLGKSFQANEARKGTISYNILKAHQHSDQDELLRLKFDSITSHDITYVGIIQTARASGMKKFPLPYVLTNCHNSLCAVGGTINEDDHKFALSAAQKYGGIYVPPNLAVIHSYNREMMTKCGNMILGSDSHTRYGALGTMAVGEGGGELAKQLLEQTYDVESPEIIAIYLKGKPNPGVGPQDVALSIIKAVYNNNFVKNKVMEFIGEGVSSLPVEYRNGIDVMTTEAACWSSIWETDDKVKEYYEIHGRAADYKTLKPEELALYDGLVEVDLSKIKPSIALPFHPSNVYTIEELKNNPKDIFALVEKESKKVFESNDVAIDLMSKIVNGNIHVDQGVIVGCSGGTFDNIVAAADILRGKSTGNGTFSMSVYAGSQPTYMELVKNGTVADLMAAGAVMKPAFCGPCFGAGDTPANNELSIRHATRNFPNRDGSKPNEGQTSMVALMDARSIAATAANGGVLTGADEVAVEYSPKKYYFDQSIYEKKVYDSKGHADDSVDLVFGPNIKDWPKMPALTDHMMIKVVTHITDPVTTTDELIPSGETSSYRSNPIRLSEFTLSRKDPNYVPNAKEVHEYEIYREEGKNPEEKFDELRSAYEAIRKIKGFEALSPEEMGIGSTLYANKPGDGSAREQAASCQRVLGAWANIATEYATKRYRSNLLNWGIIPFLIEDGNLINKDDFIFIPHIKEAISQESDRIKAYVLGESLKEITFSLGHLTHEEREILISGSLINYNKKMNSSR, encoded by the coding sequence TTGATTAAGATAACCAGAGAAAATGTCTTGATACGAAATGGTCGAGAAATAGTTCCCCAGGACGCAGATTATTCTACTTGGGTGAAGAACAATCTAGGAAAAAGCTTTCAAGCAAATGAGGCAAGAAAGGGAACCATTTCCTATAATATTTTAAAGGCTCATCAGCATTCTGATCAAGATGAACTTTTACGATTAAAATTTGATTCCATCACCTCCCATGATATTACCTATGTGGGTATTATTCAAACTGCAAGGGCTAGTGGTATGAAAAAGTTTCCTCTCCCCTATGTTCTTACCAACTGCCACAATAGTCTTTGTGCTGTAGGAGGAACCATCAACGAAGATGATCATAAATTTGCCCTATCGGCGGCTCAAAAATATGGTGGAATTTATGTGCCTCCTAATTTAGCTGTCATTCATTCCTATAACCGCGAAATGATGACCAAATGTGGAAATATGATTTTAGGTTCAGACAGCCATACAAGATACGGAGCCCTAGGCACTATGGCTGTGGGCGAGGGGGGCGGAGAATTAGCCAAGCAACTCCTTGAGCAAACCTATGATGTAGAATCTCCAGAGATAATCGCCATCTATCTAAAGGGCAAGCCCAATCCAGGGGTGGGTCCTCAAGACGTAGCTCTATCCATTATTAAAGCAGTATACAACAATAATTTTGTAAAAAATAAAGTTATGGAATTCATTGGAGAAGGCGTTAGCTCCTTACCCGTAGAATACAGGAATGGAATAGATGTAATGACCACAGAGGCTGCCTGCTGGAGCTCCATCTGGGAAACCGATGACAAAGTGAAAGAGTACTATGAAATCCATGGAAGAGCAGCAGACTATAAGACTCTAAAACCCGAAGAACTCGCTCTGTACGATGGCCTTGTGGAGGTTGATCTCTCTAAGATCAAGCCTTCTATTGCCCTCCCCTTCCATCCAAGCAATGTATATACCATAGAGGAATTAAAAAACAATCCTAAGGATATCTTTGCCCTAGTGGAAAAGGAAAGCAAAAAAGTTTTTGAATCCAATGATGTAGCTATTGATTTAATGAGTAAAATTGTAAATGGGAATATTCATGTAGATCAAGGAGTCATTGTAGGATGTTCTGGAGGTACCTTTGACAATATTGTTGCTGCTGCCGATATTCTTCGAGGAAAATCCACCGGAAACGGTACCTTCTCCATGAGTGTTTATGCTGGAAGTCAGCCAACTTACATGGAATTAGTAAAAAATGGAACTGTAGCCGATTTAATGGCAGCGGGTGCTGTGATGAAGCCAGCCTTCTGTGGTCCATGCTTTGGAGCAGGAGATACCCCTGCCAACAATGAGTTATCCATTAGACATGCAACAAGAAACTTCCCCAATAGGGATGGTTCCAAGCCTAACGAAGGCCAAACCTCCATGGTAGCCCTCATGGATGCTCGCTCCATTGCCGCTACAGCAGCCAATGGTGGAGTTTTAACCGGCGCCGATGAAGTAGCTGTGGAATATTCCCCTAAAAAATATTATTTTGATCAATCTATCTATGAGAAAAAGGTTTATGATAGTAAGGGTCACGCAGATGATTCTGTAGATTTAGTTTTTGGACCCAATATTAAGGATTGGCCAAAGATGCCTGCTCTAACCGACCATATGATGATCAAAGTGGTGACCCATATTACCGACCCTGTGACCACAACAGATGAATTGATTCCTTCGGGTGAAACTTCATCCTATAGATCCAATCCCATCAGACTTTCTGAATTTACCTTAAGCCGAAAGGATCCAAATTATGTTCCCAACGCAAAGGAAGTTCATGAATATGAGATATATCGAGAAGAGGGGAAAAATCCTGAAGAGAAATTTGATGAACTCAGGTCAGCTTATGAAGCCATTAGAAAGATCAAAGGTTTTGAAGCTCTCTCTCCGGAAGAAATGGGTATAGGAAGTACCCTATATGCCAATAAGCCTGGAGATGGCTCTGCAAGGGAACAAGCGGCTTCCTGTCAAAGAGTCTTGGGTGCCTGGGCCAATATTGCAACGGAATATGCTACAAAGAGATATCGTTCCAACTTGCTTAACTGGGGAATTATCCCCTTCTTGATTGAAGATGGAAATCTAATAAATAAGGATGACTTTATCTTCATTCCTCATATTAAAGAAGCGATTTCACAAGAAAGCGATAGGATAAAGGCCTATGTATTGGGAGAGTCTCTCAAGGAAATCACCTTCTCCCTTGGGCACTTAACCCATGAAGAAAGGGAGATTTTAATCTCTGGCTCATTGATTAATTATAATAAGAAGATGAACTCGTCTAGATAA
- a CDS encoding aconitate hydratase — translation MGLTLTEKVLSKALVEGQLKRGSRIGLKADQTLTHDLNGIMSHLVLESIGLKQKKVDLAVQYLDHNIIQADFKNADDHNFTLDMTSRLGIITARTGNGICHHLHLEHFAAPGKVLIGGDSHTTAAGGIGSFAVGVGGFDNAMSIAGETFHMTMPQVVKVNLTGRLQPMVSAKNIILELLRRVSVKGGVGKVFEFTGEGVTTLNVSERSTITNMGTETGATTSLFPSDENTRKWLKAFNREKDYIPLSADEDALYDDVIEINLSELEPLIALPSQPDRVVKVREVAGTKIDQVMIGSCTNTSVQDLLNVGNILEGETIDRNVELGVYPSTRTVIMESIARGSYENIVASGARIFEPVCGGCNGCGFAPATNGVSLRTTPRNFKGRSGTKSDQVYLVAPETAAASAITGVITDPRDLGKQPIHFEIPEKFIFDKNIFIMPENNPDKPVRKGPNIKPIPEFSSMEDQTVGEVILKLEDDITTDHICPAGALYLPIRSNIPEMSKHSFQGIDTTFYDRAVRAKGSILIAGHNYGQGSSREQAAIIPRYLGINVVIAKGFARLHLANMVNWGILPLIFKSDEDYDSIDQGDILEVETISLKEGQDIKVINKSKNSVMHLKSPLFQEDLDAIKEGGFVNILRNKNKAE, via the coding sequence ATGGGATTAACTTTGACCGAAAAAGTATTATCTAAAGCCTTAGTAGAAGGCCAATTAAAAAGAGGAAGTAGAATTGGCCTTAAAGCTGATCAGACATTGACCCATGATTTAAATGGAATTATGTCCCATTTAGTTTTGGAATCCATTGGCTTAAAACAGAAAAAAGTAGATTTAGCTGTTCAATATTTGGATCATAATATTATTCAGGCAGATTTCAAAAATGCCGATGACCATAATTTTACTTTAGACATGACCTCAAGATTAGGCATTATCACAGCTAGAACCGGTAATGGAATTTGCCATCATCTTCATCTTGAACACTTTGCTGCACCAGGAAAGGTGCTTATAGGAGGAGACTCTCACACTACTGCCGCTGGTGGCATAGGCTCCTTTGCTGTAGGGGTAGGAGGATTTGATAATGCCATGTCTATAGCAGGAGAGACTTTCCATATGACAATGCCCCAAGTGGTTAAAGTCAATTTAACTGGTCGTCTACAGCCTATGGTTTCGGCAAAAAATATTATCCTAGAGCTGTTAAGAAGGGTGTCTGTGAAGGGTGGCGTTGGTAAGGTTTTTGAATTCACTGGTGAAGGGGTAACAACCCTAAATGTATCTGAACGTTCTACCATCACCAATATGGGAACAGAAACAGGAGCGACTACTTCCCTATTCCCTAGTGATGAAAATACAAGGAAATGGCTTAAAGCCTTTAATCGAGAAAAGGACTATATTCCCCTATCTGCCGATGAGGATGCCCTCTATGATGATGTCATAGAAATCAACCTAAGTGAACTAGAACCCCTCATTGCCCTTCCCTCTCAGCCTGATCGTGTGGTTAAGGTTAGGGAAGTTGCAGGTACAAAAATAGATCAGGTGATGATTGGAAGTTGTACAAATACTTCGGTACAGGATCTACTGAATGTGGGAAATATTCTTGAGGGCGAAACCATAGATAGAAATGTAGAATTAGGGGTATATCCCTCCACTAGGACAGTGATCATGGAAAGTATTGCTAGGGGTTCCTATGAAAACATTGTGGCCTCTGGTGCTAGAATATTTGAACCGGTATGTGGTGGTTGTAACGGCTGTGGATTTGCTCCTGCAACCAATGGGGTTTCTCTAAGAACTACTCCCAGAAACTTCAAGGGTAGATCGGGTACCAAATCTGATCAAGTATACCTTGTTGCTCCTGAAACAGCAGCAGCTTCAGCAATAACAGGAGTCATCACTGACCCCAGAGATTTAGGAAAGCAACCTATCCACTTTGAAATCCCTGAGAAGTTTATCTTTGATAAAAATATTTTTATTATGCCTGAAAACAATCCTGACAAACCTGTACGAAAGGGCCCTAATATTAAACCTATTCCTGAATTCTCCAGTATGGAGGATCAAACAGTAGGAGAGGTTATTCTGAAATTGGAAGATGATATTACTACCGACCATATTTGTCCCGCTGGGGCACTCTATCTCCCTATCCGATCCAATATTCCAGAAATGTCAAAACACTCCTTCCAAGGGATTGACACTACTTTCTATGACCGGGCAGTAAGGGCTAAGGGTTCCATCCTGATTGCAGGACATAATTATGGCCAAGGCTCCAGTAGGGAACAGGCGGCGATTATTCCAAGATATCTAGGAATAAACGTGGTTATCGCTAAGGGTTTTGCACGACTTCACCTAGCCAATATGGTAAACTGGGGAATACTCCCTCTGATATTTAAAAGTGACGAGGATTATGACTCCATAGACCAAGGGGATATTCTAGAGGTAGAAACCATCTCCCTTAAAGAAGGCCAAGATATAAAAGTCATCAACAAATCTAAAAATTCGGTAATGCATTTAAAATCACCTTTATTCCAAGAGGATCTAGATGCCATAAAAGAAGGTGGATTTGTGAATATCCTTAGAAATAAAAATAAAGCAGAATAA
- the citF gene encoding citrate lyase subunit alpha, whose protein sequence is MINKAGRDIPEEFLKEDQEGFQGQYYRNHYEYKKAAPRVKGAVGPQKSKLVKNIKEAVEKCGLKDGMCISFHHHFRNGDYIVSMVMEVIHDLGIKDLTLCASSLGAAQSSIVPYIEDGTIIGISSSGVRDEIGRAISSGKLKNPAIIRSHGGRVRAVEAGDIHIDVAFIGAPTSDAFGNARGKGGKSDCGVLAYSVVDSRYADKVVVITDTLVDTPNFPASIQGVDVDYVVKVDEIGDPRRIASGVLRMTQDPRELYIAELATKCLVATEYFEDGFTFQTGGGGAPLAVTRFLKPYMDEKNIKMGWALGGITQPMVELMKEGYIKALLDCQSFDMASVESVNTNSRHFEISTSQYANPLNKGAFVNQLDFVILGALEVDLDFNVNVVQGSDGIIQGAPGGHVDTAAGSKVSIIVAPLVRSRIPTIRDRVTSVTTPGESVDIVVTEYGVAINPARQDLIHSLSSTDIPLRTIEELRNEAYALVGEPRDIEFENQVVALVEYRDGTIIDVIRRPKGLE, encoded by the coding sequence ATGATCAATAAAGCTGGTCGAGATATTCCAGAAGAATTTTTAAAAGAAGATCAGGAAGGATTTCAAGGGCAGTATTATCGGAATCATTATGAATACAAAAAGGCTGCCCCAAGGGTAAAGGGAGCTGTGGGTCCCCAGAAAAGTAAATTAGTAAAAAATATTAAAGAGGCTGTTGAGAAATGTGGATTAAAGGACGGAATGTGTATATCTTTCCACCATCATTTTAGAAACGGAGATTATATTGTAAGCATGGTTATGGAGGTTATTCATGATCTAGGAATTAAAGATCTTACCCTATGTGCTTCAAGTCTGGGTGCTGCTCAAAGCTCTATTGTACCTTATATTGAAGACGGAACCATTATAGGAATTTCCTCCAGTGGAGTACGGGATGAAATCGGACGAGCTATTTCCAGCGGTAAATTAAAGAATCCTGCCATCATACGTAGCCATGGAGGACGAGTGCGAGCCGTCGAAGCGGGAGACATTCACATTGATGTAGCCTTTATTGGTGCCCCTACCAGTGATGCCTTTGGCAATGCAAGGGGGAAAGGAGGAAAATCTGACTGTGGGGTATTGGCTTACTCTGTGGTGGATTCGAGATATGCAGATAAAGTGGTAGTCATCACCGATACCCTTGTAGACACTCCCAATTTCCCTGCCTCTATTCAGGGGGTTGATGTGGACTATGTGGTAAAGGTTGATGAGATTGGAGATCCTAGAAGAATTGCTAGTGGAGTTTTGAGAATGACTCAGGACCCCAGGGAACTATATATTGCAGAATTAGCAACAAAATGCCTAGTGGCAACAGAGTATTTTGAAGATGGTTTTACCTTTCAAACAGGTGGAGGAGGGGCTCCCTTAGCTGTAACCCGGTTTTTAAAACCCTATATGGATGAGAAAAATATCAAAATGGGTTGGGCTCTAGGAGGAATTACCCAGCCTATGGTAGAGCTCATGAAGGAAGGCTATATAAAAGCTTTACTAGACTGTCAATCCTTTGATATGGCCTCAGTAGAATCTGTAAATACCAATTCAAGACATTTTGAAATATCGACTTCTCAATATGCAAATCCTCTCAATAAAGGAGCCTTTGTCAATCAACTAGATTTTGTCATTCTAGGGGCCTTAGAGGTAGATCTAGATTTTAATGTGAACGTTGTACAAGGTTCTGACGGCATCATTCAAGGGGCACCAGGAGGACATGTAGATACGGCAGCAGGATCCAAGGTATCGATTATTGTGGCCCCCTTAGTAAGAAGTAGAATCCCTACCATTCGAGATAGAGTGACCTCAGTCACCACTCCTGGAGAAAGCGTAGATATTGTAGTTACAGAATATGGAGTTGCCATTAATCCTGCTCGTCAAGACTTGATCCATAGCCTATCCAGCACCGACATACCCCTGCGTACCATTGAGGAATTACGGAATGAAGCTTATGCACTTGTTGGAGAACCTAGGGATATTGAATTTGAAAATCAGGTAGTTGCCCTTGTGGAATACAGAGATGGAACCATTATAGATGTTATTCGAAGACCTAAAGGATTAGAATAA
- a CDS encoding aldolase/citrate lyase family protein, with protein sequence MKNRIRRTMMFLNTQRASLVKDPYVYGPDCVILDLEDAVAEGEKDSARIQLFNTLKYADYHGVEIFVRINGLDTPYYKEDIRASVAGGCNGIRIPKVEQASDVQYVEELVVAAEKEFDREVGSTMLMAALESPLAVMNAYEICKSSRRLMGVALSAGDFVRTMHAKRTTHGAEIFSARSQIVLAARAAGVMAFDTVHTDIDDVETLKRDTELIRDMGFDGKSVINPRQIAIIHDVFTPSEKEIRHAERIIIALEKNKKKGVGVLVVDGKMVDVAMIEGAKRTLELAKASNKYRGSLI encoded by the coding sequence ATGAAAAATAGAATTCGTAGAACCATGATGTTTTTAAATACCCAAAGAGCTTCCTTGGTAAAAGATCCTTATGTATATGGGCCGGATTGCGTGATTTTAGACCTAGAAGATGCTGTAGCAGAGGGGGAAAAAGATTCTGCCAGAATCCAACTCTTTAATACTTTAAAATATGCAGACTATCATGGAGTAGAAATTTTTGTGAGAATCAATGGGTTGGACACGCCCTATTACAAAGAAGATATTCGTGCTTCTGTTGCAGGAGGATGTAATGGTATCCGAATCCCTAAGGTAGAACAGGCTTCTGATGTGCAATATGTAGAAGAATTGGTTGTGGCTGCAGAAAAAGAGTTTGACCGAGAAGTAGGCTCTACCATGTTGATGGCTGCTTTAGAATCTCCTCTTGCGGTTATGAATGCCTATGAGATATGCAAAAGCAGTAGGAGACTTATGGGAGTTGCTCTAAGTGCTGGAGACTTTGTAAGAACTATGCATGCCAAAAGAACCACCCATGGAGCGGAGATATTCTCTGCCCGTTCTCAAATTGTGTTGGCTGCCCGGGCAGCTGGTGTGATGGCTTTTGATACTGTCCATACCGATATTGATGATGTAGAAACCTTGAAAAGAGACACTGAACTTATTCGAGATATGGGTTTTGACGGAAAATCCGTGATTAATCCTAGACAAATTGCTATTATTCATGATGTATTTACACCATCAGAGAAGGAAATTAGACATGCCGAAAGGATAATCATTGCCCTAGAAAAGAATAAGAAAAAAGGTGTAGGTGTTTTAGTTGTAGATGGAAAAATGGTAGACGTGGCCATGATTGAAGGCGCCAAGAGAACACTAGAACTAGCTAAGGCTTCTAATAAGTATAGGGGGAGTTTGATATGA
- the citD gene encoding citrate lyase acyl carrier protein: MEIKHSALAGTMESSDVQVMIEPSNNGIELHLESSVLAQYGEQIEKTIREVLENLGVSNARLIVRDKGALDCILRARVQTAIFRANDKVENLPWGEML, translated from the coding sequence ATGGAGATAAAGCATAGTGCCCTTGCTGGTACAATGGAGTCCAGTGATGTTCAAGTCATGATTGAACCCTCTAACAATGGGATCGAACTCCATTTAGAAAGTAGTGTACTTGCCCAATACGGAGAACAAATTGAAAAGACCATTAGAGAGGTTTTAGAAAACTTAGGGGTATCCAATGCAAGGCTTATCGTCCGAGATAAGGGTGCTCTGGACTGTATACTACGGGCTCGGGTTCAAACAGCCATTTTCCGTGCTAACGATAAAGTAGAAAATTTACCATGGGGGGAAATGCTATGA
- a CDS encoding oxaloacetate decarboxylase subunit alpha, with protein sequence MAKVKITETVLRDAHQSLIATRMKTEEMVPILETLDKVGYHSLEMWGGATFDASLRFLNEDPWERLRIIRKHVKNTKLQMLLRGQNLLGYKHYADDVVIDFVKKSIANGIDIIRTFDALNDVRNIKVAIEATKKEGGHAQAAISYTTSPVHNTEYYLKLAKQMEDMGADSICIKDMSGILTPYYAYELVKAIKGTVKLPLQVHTHATSGTGSMTYLKAAEAGADIIDCAISPMALGTSQPPTEPLVATLQGTKEDTGLDLALLNQVAEYFKPIRNKYLESRELDPKVLGVDVNALIYQVPGGMLSNLVSQLKMQNAEDKFEEVLKEVPKVREDLGYPPLVTPLSQMVGTQAVFNVILGERYKMIPKEIKAYVKGEYGKSPVEISEDIRKKIIGDEEVITHRPADDIAPQLENIRNDMKEYLEQEEDVLSYGLFPQVAVEYFKYRQAQKYKIDNTVVDKTNKIYPV encoded by the coding sequence ATGGCCAAAGTAAAAATTACCGAGACTGTATTACGAGACGCCCATCAGTCTTTAATTGCCACCAGAATGAAAACAGAGGAAATGGTGCCCATTTTAGAGACACTAGATAAAGTAGGATATCATTCCTTAGAAATGTGGGGAGGAGCAACCTTTGATGCTTCCCTAAGATTTTTAAATGAAGACCCTTGGGAAAGATTAAGAATCATCCGAAAACATGTGAAAAACACAAAACTCCAAATGCTACTGAGAGGACAAAACCTATTAGGTTATAAACATTATGCCGATGATGTAGTAATAGACTTTGTGAAAAAATCCATTGCCAATGGAATTGACATTATAAGAACCTTTGATGCCCTAAACGATGTACGAAACATTAAGGTAGCCATAGAAGCTACGAAAAAAGAAGGGGGCCATGCCCAGGCAGCCATATCCTATACCACAAGTCCAGTACACAATACAGAGTATTATCTAAAACTGGCAAAACAAATGGAGGATATGGGAGCGGATTCTATTTGTATTAAGGATATGTCAGGTATCCTCACGCCTTATTATGCCTATGAACTAGTTAAGGCCATAAAGGGAACAGTAAAACTTCCGCTTCAAGTTCATACCCATGCCACTAGTGGTACCGGTTCGATGACTTATTTAAAAGCTGCTGAGGCAGGGGCGGATATCATAGATTGTGCTATCTCTCCTATGGCACTAGGAACCTCTCAGCCACCTACTGAGCCTTTAGTAGCAACCTTACAGGGTACAAAAGAAGATACAGGATTAGATCTTGCATTATTAAATCAAGTGGCAGAGTATTTTAAACCTATACGCAACAAGTATTTAGAAAGCAGAGAGTTAGATCCAAAGGTGCTAGGAGTAGATGTTAACGCTTTGATTTATCAAGTACCCGGGGGAATGTTATCCAACTTAGTATCCCAACTAAAAATGCAAAATGCCGAGGATAAATTTGAAGAAGTGCTCAAGGAAGTACCTAAAGTACGAGAGGACTTAGGTTATCCCCCATTGGTAACCCCATTAAGCCAAATGGTAGGAACTCAAGCAGTATTTAATGTTATTCTTGGGGAAAGATACAAAATGATTCCTAAAGAAATCAAAGCCTACGTAAAGGGAGAATATGGCAAATCTCCAGTAGAGATTTCAGAAGACATTCGTAAAAAGATCATTGGAGATGAGGAAGTCATCACCCACAGACCTGCCGATGATATTGCTCCCCAATTAGAAAACATTCGAAATGACATGAAAGAATATCTAGAGCAAGAAGAAGATGTCCTAAGTTATGGTCTATTCCCACAGGTAGCAGTGGAATACTTCAAATATCGTCAAGCTCAGAAATACAAAATAGATAATACCGTTGTAGATAAAACAAATAAGATTTATCCCGTATAA
- a CDS encoding GntR family transcriptional regulator: MSDYMEELIKNTDLSKNKPMRDVVYESLKEIIIEGKIPLGERIVEKEFADRLNISRTPVREALRKLEMDDLVEYIPRTGVVVKKIGKEDVIEIYKIRKVLEILAYKSAAENITKDKVKKIQDLLDETERQDQAGNVETVFAMFREFNNHIYDMSKMYRLKNMIDDLNQYLKRFRRISIGGEERRTQAIQEHRMLLDTLIKKDLTKMEQIIEKHLDSSLEIVVDYFDNL; the protein is encoded by the coding sequence ATGTCTGACTATATGGAAGAATTAATAAAAAATACTGACCTCTCTAAAAACAAGCCCATGAGGGACGTGGTCTATGAAAGCCTAAAGGAAATTATTATTGAAGGCAAAATTCCACTAGGAGAGAGAATTGTGGAAAAGGAATTTGCAGATAGACTAAACATTAGTAGAACCCCTGTAAGAGAAGCGCTGAGAAAGCTAGAAATGGATGACTTAGTAGAATATATACCAAGAACAGGTGTAGTAGTGAAAAAAATCGGCAAAGAAGATGTTATTGAAATTTATAAAATAAGAAAAGTATTAGAGATTTTAGCTTATAAAAGTGCAGCAGAAAATATAACAAAAGATAAAGTAAAAAAGATACAGGATTTATTAGACGAAACCGAAAGACAAGATCAAGCGGGGAATGTTGAAACAGTATTCGCTATGTTTAGAGAATTCAATAATCACATCTATGATATGAGTAAAATGTATCGTCTAAAGAATATGATAGATGACCTTAATCAATATTTAAAACGATTTAGAAGAATATCCATAGGTGGAGAAGAAAGAAGAACGCAGGCTATTCAAGAGCACAGAATGTTGTTGGATACTTTAATAAAAAAAGACCTAACAAAAATGGAGCAAATCATTGAGAAACATTTAGATTCCTCTCTAGAAATTGTAGTAGATTACTTTGATAATCTGTGA
- the citX gene encoding citrate lyase holo-[acyl-carrier protein] synthase → MNSSRQSIINIIESREKRVIHQRKLLQQYQKNTLVSYKINIPGEIKDSPLYRKIFKKGWEELIKQAEDKSIEILSKEEFYKASGPEGYMVFKEEATTIKKLTTNIEEQHPLGRIFDFDVLYGEGKQISRTDIGKSPRRCFICDGNAFECGRSRRHSIEELVASIHDKAQTYFENEK, encoded by the coding sequence ATGAATAGTTCTAGACAATCTATAATAAATATTATTGAAAGCAGAGAAAAAAGGGTAATACATCAAAGAAAGCTTCTTCAACAATATCAAAAAAATACCCTAGTATCCTATAAGATCAATATTCCAGGGGAGATAAAGGATTCTCCCCTTTATAGGAAGATTTTTAAAAAAGGATGGGAAGAATTAATAAAACAGGCAGAGGACAAATCTATAGAGATCTTATCCAAAGAGGAGTTTTACAAAGCCAGTGGTCCTGAAGGCTATATGGTTTTCAAGGAAGAAGCCACAACAATAAAGAAACTTACCACAAATATAGAGGAACAACATCCCCTTGGACGAATATTTGATTTTGATGTATTATATGGAGAGGGAAAACAAATTTCCAGAACTGACATAGGAAAAAGCCCAAGAAGATGCTTTATATGTGATGGAAATGCCTTTGAATGTGGAAGATCCAGAAGACATTCCATAGAAGAACTAGTGGCATCCATTCATGATAAAGCACAAACCTATTTTGAAAATGAAAAATAG